ATTTAATTGGGCTTGTTTTGGAAACAATAAGTGTCCATTAACGTAAATTGTTTCTGGCGTGATGGATTGCTAGATTCGTTGCAGGCATTGGCGATTTACCAATTTTTTTGAAAAAGGATTCAGATCATGTCCAGCAGTGAAGTTGACCAGAACCGTTTGATTATCCCGGCCCTGGGCGGCCTTTACGAGGGGCTCTCCAAACTTTCCTATCCATTGATCCGTGTGGCGACGGGCCTGTTCCTGATGCCGCATGGTGCGCAGAAGCTTTTTGGCTGGTTCGGCGGTTACGGACTGGACGGGACCGGACAGTTCTTCGGTCAGACCCTGGGTATGGAACCCGGCATTCTTTTTGCGCTTCTGGCGGGCCTGG
The Aestuariispira ectoiniformans genome window above contains:
- a CDS encoding DoxX family protein, which encodes MSSSEVDQNRLIIPALGGLYEGLSKLSYPLIRVATGLFLMPHGAQKLFGWFGGYGLDGTGQFFGQTLGMEPGILFALLAGLVEFVGGLFVAIGLLTRPAALGVAVLMAVAVVTVHLGNGYFWTNGGYEYPLLWGLVALAIVFRGGGAYSVDSKLSKEF